The genomic segment CCAGACAGGTTTCAAATAACTCCAGCAAAGGAgactccccccccccacctctctgggcaacctgttcgTCAACCTTCTTCCTCATACCTGTATGAAATTTCTGGTGTACTAGTTTGTGCCCACTGTCCCTTGTCCTACCACCGTGcgccaccaaaaaaaaaaaaaaaaaaaaaaaaaaaaaaaaaaaaagaaaaaaagcctggcCTCATCTGCTTGCTTGACTTTCATCCTTTAGGTATTAATAAGCATTGCTAAGACCCCTCCCAgcctttcttctccaggctaaacagccccaggtctccAAGTATTTCCTCATAATGGAAATGCTCTAGGCCTCTATCATCTTTGCAACCCTCCACTGGACTTGTTCCAGCAGTTCACTAGCTCTTCTGATTTGAGAAGCCCAGAACTAGACTGTTCCACATGTGGGCCCTGCAGTGCAGAAGGTATGAGAAcctcccctgccctgctggccacgctctcTGTAACACACCCCAAGATACCACTGGCCTGCCTTGGCttcaagggcacactgctggctcactgaaaaatattcagctAGAATCTGTGGTCTGAATAGCCTTTAGAACTGTATGCTGTGGACTCTCAGAACAATCAGCAGAACAACAAGGGAAAAACACCTGAAACTGAAGAACCTTTTGATCTCAAAACGTCTGGTTTTATCCTTCAGCTACAGGTTTGAATTTTGAGTCCAACATGCATTGCATACCTGTTGTGGATAATTAACGCTGGTCTGCATTGTTTCCTTCAGGCTATCAGACCCATCCAAACTGTAGACTGCACCTGTCAAATACAActtggaaagacagaaagagtTTACCACAAAACCAACCTAGACAGCAACACTTCTGCAGTCAGTCTAATCAGACTGCCAGTCTGATACAACTGTAATGCAAATAATCCTTGTTAGGGAAGATGCATCTTCCCAAGAAAGAAACCAAATACTTTCTAGCTTTCTACCTACTTAATTCATAATCTGTTGTATAAATGCACAGATTTTCCCAAGTCAAAAAGCAGACTTTGAGATCTCAGGGCAAACTTTGAAACGAgaggatgaaaaaaatctaattatcACAGTAAGGGGGTTTTCTAGGACTCAGCTTCTGTAACCAGAACTGCTTTCTCATACTCCTGATTTGGACAATAACCCTTATCTGCCCTACTCAGCTGTGAAGACACCTGCTGAGCTGAACCTCAGAGAACATGcacacactggaacagttttTCATAAATAATCCCAGATACATACAAAATATTCCTCACCTGGCCATCTTTCAGCATGGTGTTAACTGCAACAGGGACACTACAGCCACCCTCCTGAAAACAGAACGACGTTGCTATTGAGTTTCCTCCCAGTGCATTCAAAGCAGAGGTTTCTGAAAAGTATATGCTGCACACAGTTCTGCCTATTTCTGTTCAGGCACTTCCAGTTCACAGGTTCTCCCTACTTAGCAGGTGTAACAGTCTTCCCACACCACGCCATCCGTTGCACAGAGCACTATTTGTTACTGTAAGCAGAAGGGCAAGGATAACACACGTACCAAATGTTTCATGAAAGCCCTCTCAGCAATGCAGCATAATACAGTTTCTCCATCATGCAGGACAGATACCATATTCAGCGTTTCTTGGTCTTTGGCTCGAACCTCCACTGCTAAAGCCCCCTGTAAGACAACAGTAATAACAGAACTCCTCAGCTTAAGTGTCTGTATGCTCTCAGCATTGGTCATGAAACACAACTCAGAAGTCTGGATGCATTTCACTCAGGGAGCAGTATTTAAGTACAtagatttttcagaaattattcaAGAAACAATCAACTGGTTGCAAGACATCTTGAAGCAACTGCTGTAAAGGGAAACTCAGGACTTAGACAAGTACTGAAGATCATACAGTCACCTGACATCTTTTCCTTAGCTCAACATCAGACCATATCCCTCTTCTGACTACATATATGCAAAcacctgctctgctgtcacaACAGCATAAGAAAGTTGGATAAACGTGAGTTCTGCAACCTTGTCTGAAGATAACAGCACTCACAAACCAATTCTTTCCCAACTGGaaaacaagacaagaaaaaaaaagtatagtaCAAgacatgattaaaaaaaaagaaacactatTTCTGgctcatttttcactttcatctgGCTGACTACCTTCAGTACTGTCATGGGATAACTTCAAAGCCGTCACTGTTTACTGTTTCCAACCTGTAagtaacagcagcagctgttcatCAACCAGGAATTCATCCAGATTGGGAAACAACTGCATTACATTACAATAATGATTGCACTACAAAATGCACAGCCAGTTCAGGTTTCACAAATTTGATACCAACTACGCAACACTGTGTGTAAGTTCAGCTACATGACCAGCACGGGCTGGAACAATTTGCCTAGAAACAAGAATGCTAACAACATGCCCCAAGGCAGGCgtttcagctctgcacagccagaGAGTCAGGACACTGCATGGAAGGGAGTGCCACAGAACCGACACTGCAGCAGCTTTGTACAGATAGCCCAGCATAGCACAAGACTAGCCCTGCCTCATACTTGCAGAGTTGTCCCAGTGTAGCTGCACCACACATTACCTTACCATTTACTATTTCTGTGGCTGATAGAAATCAAACCCCACTACACAGACTCACGGAGCTGACTTAATGTTCTTCACACGCTGAACATAAGGAGAGGTAAGAGGCTGCAACAGAGATCACTGTAATTCTTCTTTGGCAATAAATACATCAGAAGTACTTGCTTGCCACAGTTAACCACCTGACatcacactgctgctggctttccATATGCAGTCAGGCTTGAAGTACAAAAATGGTAACGTACCTGTCCCACAGCATACAGACAATCTTCAGGGCTCAGGAGCtggaagaaagtaaaaacagaGTTAAGTCACGTTGCACTTTTTAGAACATACAAAGAACTGAACTCCATGCATACTTCTAACACCACATTTGTGCCCAAGGGAAATATCACCTCCCCCTTCCCATGCCTCAGCATTTCCATCTCAAAAAGTAGGATAAGGTACTATTCCTCACATTGACATTAGTATTTTATTCATTAGTTAATCAGAAAAAATCTTAGACATGCACTGTTTCACTGCACACATGAAATGCTATGACGTTACCATATTACAAACTGTTCCTGTAACACAAAAAGTATTGCATTTTGTAACTgtacacaaaaagaaatgagcaaaattAAACCCTTCCTAAAGCAAATAACATCAAGCTAACGTGGCAATGGATTCAGCAGACTGCATGTGCACCTCTGATGGGACAATCACAAGGTCTGAAAATCAAGCAGGCAATAGCCTAGAAGAGAATGGGATTTTTTACTTTGACACTCACCTGACCAATGCGATTCTCCCAGCCCATTCTCTTCaatccagcagcagccaggattATAGCACTGAAGTCTTCCTTCTCATCTAGCTTCTTCAAGCGGGTGTTTAAATTTCCTCTCTGTACAAGTGGTTAAGCAAGTAGAGAAACAGTATGCAGAGTCATACAATCACTTAGCATTCACTCGACTGTTTAAAGCCTCCAAATAAGAATCAGTCAAGGTATTCTGAAAGAAGTGCTAAATATGGAcaattgtttctttgtttttgctgatTAATATTTCATAACAATCCAAGCATGCTCTCTGAAAAGATACAAATGATGCACTTAAATGGCACATACCTGACATCAAATAATTCTGCAGATCAATGAACTGGGTTACTGGGACTGAGGTAATGTGTTTTACCCCCACTTCAGTGGCGTGTATCTAAACTAGCAGCCCAAAACACATTATAGATGTCATGGACCGATCAGCATTTGGCTGCCACTGTGACAAACTTAAGATAGACCTCCACTAAGCAGCCTTCAGAACATCGCTAAATATGAAATGCACCAGCATTTTGAATCTCAGCTAGATTAAAGCTAGGCCCTTTCTTTATAGAATCATGAGAAAACAACAGGACAAAATGCACTACGGAATGGGTTACAGGAGGCAGCCTTTGAGAAAGTGTGTTCCTGAAGATCAGGTACTGTATATCACCCTTGATTCTGGACTTTGTGTCAACTTCCATAATCCTTTCCGCAACTTTGCCCAGATTCAACATTTTGAAGCAAAAGGATACAATATCCCTGAATTCAAGCTGAGGGAACTTCTTTTTGAGCTGGGCTGCTCGCCGAAGTGAACTAGTTCCAATAACACTGTTTGGAAAAGTTAAATCAATGAAATTTAGCATAAAACAGTACTTAGCTCCACCTGAATATACACCAGAAAATACCACAGAAAATACGTGcccaaaaaagcaacaaagaaatctGAACTGGCTGAGTGAGAACAAGAGAACAGACATACAAGTTAGGATTCTGCTCTGGACGCACTGTCTGCACTGCATGCATCCTCCTGTAATGAGCACCACACAAAGGACCTCATATCCACTCTGGAGACTGAAGCAAGGTAGGGTCTCACTTGCATCTCAAGGGTGCACTACATCTCAAAGGTGGCTAAAGACATTCAAAGTCAATTAACAACATTCTCATTAGCATAGCTCTTTTCAGCATATAGGTGCAGAAGCTAACTGAAGGCAGTGCAAAAACCACTGCAGGATAAGGAAAGCTCACTGATTCATCACTGGGAAATCTGAACAAATTcctcctttctattttttacaCTTTACTGACTTCCCCTTCTCCCTACTCACCTCTTTTCAGGAAGAAGACTGAGCGTTTTCCCACAGTTTTTGGGGTGAAAGACAACAGCATCAAGTGGGTTCTCtctcctgcaaaaaaaaaaaaaaaaaaaaaaaaaaaaaaaaaaaaaagcaagagcagaATGGCAGACATCATTTAACAGAAGGCCATTAAGATTAACAGTTCTGGTGCTGCTCCCTAAAGGAACCATCATCTAGCTTCAAAAGGCTTCTCCATTTTTAACAGCAAGGATTTCCAACAAACTTGCTGGCTACGGAACACTAGTTCTCCCACTATTTCAGAGAATAATCAAAGGTCAAACAACAAAGATCTAAGCTGTCATTTTCTACCATTATCCACACTGCAAAATGTTAAGTCCCTCAGACAGTCAGGCTTTGCACGCATACTTACTTGCAAATAGCACCAATGGTAAAGCCAGGAGGAAGAGAAGTTGGCAGGTCCTTCAAGGAGTGAACTACCAGGTCAACTCTATGAATTAGAGAACAGTAATCACAACACTAAACAGATGTTGGGTCATGTAGTGCCAGAGACCCACAGTTAACAACAGGAAAGTGTAGATCCAATTCTTGGGATTAgtttagaaaagagaaagaatgctCAGAACTCTTTAGCCAGAATTACTACTAGATTTACATTAGCAATTCTGAAGAGCCATTTTacttttctctgccttttctaaTCTGGAAAACTGAGATAATGCCTTCCTCCCAGTAGCAGTACAAGATACACTACAACCAGACTGAATTAGCGTAAGATACTAGAAATATTGACACAGAGACTCCCTTGAACCAGTATGCAACCAGCATGTTGACTGGTATCATGGTTCAATGTGAAAATAACAGGTAGCAAAGCAAACGCCATCTACTTCACTATAAGGGCAGCAACTTGTAAATGATTGAGCCTCCggtatttttttccactgactttaCTGGAAAATGCATTATCAAATGCGTACATTACAGATGCAGAAAGgatctttgcttttaaacataCTTTTACCAAGCCATAAGTACAACAGCCCTACTCAggatatttaagaaaaaacaccaaCCCTATATATTTGACTTTTCTGTAAGAAGAAATTACTCCAGACAGCAGCACAACTTGCTCATATACAATTTAGTGAAATATTTAGCATATAGCACACTAACAAGTAGTAAGTATGTTACACAGTATGCAAACCACAGAATACTGAAATACAGTaacaaaatagtaaaataaagaaCACATTTGCAAGCATGGATTAGATTACACACGCTCTGTTGCACAAGTAACGTACAAATCAGaggagaaaatataaaaa from the Lagopus muta isolate bLagMut1 chromosome 22, bLagMut1 primary, whole genome shotgun sequence genome contains:
- the HMBS gene encoding porphobilinogen deaminase isoform X1: MAEVRPAAGKNGIGNRAIRVGTRRSQLARIQTDGVVEMLRDFYPDLCFEIVAMSTTGDKILDTALSKIGEKSLFTKELENALERNEVDLVVHSLKDLPTSLPPGFTIGAICKRENPLDAVVFHPKNCGKTLSLLPEKSVIGTSSLRRAAQLKKKFPQLEFRDIRGNLNTRLKKLDEKEDFSAIILAAAGLKRMGWENRIGQLLSPEDCLYAVGQGALAVEVRAKDQETLNMVSVLHDGETVLCCIAERAFMKHLEGGCSVPVAVNTMLKDGQLYLTGAVYSLDGSDSLKETMQTSVNYPQQNEDGPNDDVQHVGITAKNVPGQAQEAAENLGIELASLLLSKGAKHILRVARQLNDAC
- the HMBS gene encoding porphobilinogen deaminase isoform X2, coding for MAEGKNGIGNRAIRVGTRRSQLARIQTDGVVEMLRDFYPDLCFEIVAMSTTGDKILDTALSKIGEKSLFTKELENALERNEVDLVVHSLKDLPTSLPPGFTIGAICKRENPLDAVVFHPKNCGKTLSLLPEKSVIGTSSLRRAAQLKKKFPQLEFRDIRGNLNTRLKKLDEKEDFSAIILAAAGLKRMGWENRIGQLLSPEDCLYAVGQGALAVEVRAKDQETLNMVSVLHDGETVLCCIAERAFMKHLEGGCSVPVAVNTMLKDGQLYLTGAVYSLDGSDSLKETMQTSVNYPQQNEDGPNDDVQHVGITAKNVPGQAQEAAENLGIELASLLLSKGAKHILRVARQLNDAC